Proteins from one Bacillaceae bacterium S4-13-56 genomic window:
- a CDS encoding glutamine--tRNA ligase/YqeY domain fusion protein: MAEHKTSNFIRNIVKEDLESGRRTYVNTRFPPEPNGYLHIGHAKSIIINFDLADEFGGKTNLRFDDTNPLKEDTEFVESIKEDVKWLGYDWDGLFFASDYFEEMYERAKLLIKKGKAYVDDLSPDEIREYRGTLTEPGKNSPYRDRTVEENLELFEKMRQGKYKNGEKSLRAKIDMSSPNINLRDPVIYRISHTTHHNTGDKWCIYPTYSFAHPLEDAIEDVTHSICTIEFEDQRPLYNWVVEQCEMESQPQQIEFGRLNLSHTVMSKRKLRLLVDEGVTDGWDDPRMPTISGLRRRGYTPESIRGFIRELGVSKGDGTVDSRMLDQFVREDLKLKAPRTMGILKPLKVVITNYPEGQVEWLDAEVNPENPEMGIRKIPFSREIYIEQEDFMENPPKKYFRLFPGNEVRLKHAYFIKCEDIIKDEDGNVVEIHCTYDPETKSGTGFTGRKVKGTLHWVEATQALPAEFRMYEPLILDDDQEAEEVENAEKKTFLDLINPNSLEVLNGFIEPNMEDVQPFDKFQFFRHGYFNVDPKLYKKEKPVFNQIVSLKSSFKL, encoded by the coding sequence ATGGCAGAACATAAAACATCAAATTTCATAAGAAACATTGTAAAAGAAGACTTAGAATCAGGAAGAAGAACATACGTAAATACCCGTTTTCCACCAGAGCCTAATGGATATCTGCATATTGGTCACGCTAAATCCATTATTATTAACTTTGATCTAGCTGATGAATTTGGCGGAAAGACGAATCTACGATTTGATGATACGAATCCATTAAAAGAGGATACTGAATTCGTAGAATCCATTAAAGAAGATGTGAAATGGCTAGGGTATGATTGGGATGGTCTATTTTTTGCGTCAGATTATTTTGAAGAAATGTATGAGAGAGCTAAGCTCCTTATAAAGAAAGGAAAAGCTTATGTAGATGATCTTTCTCCAGATGAGATCCGTGAGTATCGCGGTACTTTGACAGAGCCAGGCAAAAATAGTCCATACCGTGATCGAACAGTTGAAGAGAACTTAGAATTATTTGAAAAAATGCGTCAGGGTAAATACAAAAATGGAGAGAAATCTCTTCGTGCAAAAATTGATATGAGCTCCCCTAACATTAATTTACGGGACCCTGTGATTTATCGAATTTCTCATACTACTCACCATAATACCGGGGATAAGTGGTGTATTTACCCAACCTATAGTTTTGCACATCCTCTTGAAGACGCAATTGAGGATGTGACTCATTCTATTTGTACTATTGAATTTGAAGATCAACGTCCTCTTTACAACTGGGTGGTCGAGCAATGTGAAATGGAAAGCCAACCACAACAAATTGAATTTGGACGATTAAACCTTTCCCATACAGTAATGAGTAAAAGGAAGCTCAGGCTTTTAGTTGATGAAGGTGTTACAGACGGATGGGATGATCCTCGAATGCCAACCATTTCCGGTTTAAGAAGACGAGGGTATACGCCTGAATCCATCCGTGGTTTCATTCGAGAATTAGGCGTTTCCAAAGGAGATGGGACCGTTGATTCACGAATGCTAGATCAGTTTGTTAGAGAGGATTTAAAACTTAAAGCTCCTCGTACGATGGGTATTTTAAAACCACTAAAGGTTGTCATTACAAACTATCCGGAAGGGCAAGTAGAATGGCTTGATGCTGAAGTTAACCCTGAAAATCCTGAAATGGGCATAAGAAAAATCCCATTCTCCCGTGAAATCTATATTGAACAAGAGGATTTCATGGAAAATCCACCGAAAAAGTATTTCCGATTATTTCCTGGAAACGAGGTTCGCTTGAAGCATGCTTACTTTATCAAATGTGAGGATATCATTAAGGATGAGGATGGAAATGTAGTAGAGATCCATTGCACCTATGACCCTGAGACAAAAAGCGGAACAGGATTTACTGGCCGAAAAGTAAAAGGTACCCTTCATTGGGTAGAAGCCACTCAGGCTTTACCAGCAGAATTTCGTATGTATGAGCCTCTTATTTTGGATGATGATCAAGAGGCAGAAGAGGTTGAAAATGCAGAGAAAAAGACTTTCCTTGACCTTATCAATCCAAATTCCCTTGAGGTTCTGAACGGCTTTATTGAACCGAACATGGAAGACGTTCAACCGTTTGATAAATTCCAATTCTTTAGACATGGATATTTCAACGTTGATCCAAAGCTTTATAAAAAAGAGAAACCAGTTTTTAATCAAATTGTTTCATTAAAAAGCTCTTTTAAGCTTTAA
- a CDS encoding TIGR02206 family membrane protein, protein MSRYFEWGYDEDPFVLFSLEHWLTITVFVFIAIGIALYRKPLRKGSRPVVFRFCLAGVLLLSEISYQSWQIYYGRWNPSYSLPLHLSSVSLIFAIIMLLTKNERVFAFTYFVGIGSAIQAMLTPVIDGYSFPHFRYIHFYVAHGGVVIACLYMLFVERFRPTLKLLWRSFLYLNVYTAFMYFINLWTGGNYMFIMRKPSTASVLDFLGPWPWYIIPLELIALASFLILWFPVWVVESVSKKSLEP, encoded by the coding sequence ATGTCCAGATATTTCGAATGGGGTTATGATGAAGATCCCTTTGTCCTATTTTCTTTAGAGCATTGGCTAACTATTACTGTGTTTGTGTTCATAGCTATTGGTATTGCTCTATACAGAAAACCCCTTAGAAAAGGGAGTCGCCCAGTTGTGTTTCGGTTTTGTCTAGCAGGCGTTCTTCTACTATCTGAAATTAGTTATCAATCTTGGCAGATCTACTATGGTCGATGGAATCCAAGCTATTCCCTCCCCCTTCATTTAAGTAGTGTTAGTCTAATTTTTGCTATCATCATGCTTTTAACTAAAAATGAAAGGGTCTTTGCTTTTACCTATTTCGTGGGTATAGGAAGTGCCATTCAAGCCATGTTAACTCCTGTTATTGATGGATATTCTTTCCCCCATTTTAGATATATTCATTTCTATGTTGCTCATGGAGGAGTCGTTATAGCCTGTTTGTATATGCTTTTTGTAGAAAGGTTTCGTCCTACGTTAAAGCTGTTATGGAGGTCCTTTCTCTATTTAAATGTGTATACGGCTTTTATGTACTTTATAAATTTATGGACAGGTGGGAACTACATGTTCATCATGAGAAAGCCTTCTACGGCATCCGTATTAGATTTTCTCGGCCCTTGGCCATGGTACATAATCCCTCTTGAGCTTATAGCATTAGCTTCTTTTTTAATACTATGGTTTCCTGTATGGGTAGTTGAAAGTGTAAGCAAGAAAAGCCTAGAACCTTGA
- a CDS encoding Gfo/Idh/MocA family oxidoreductase, with product MTIRFGVVGTNWITDRFLSAAKEVKDFEITAVFSRTEERAQEFASKHGVDHTFTDLDKMAATDLLDAVYIATPNSLHTEQSILFMKNGKHVLCEKPMASNTAEIEKMIQVATKEKVLLMEAMKTTFLPNFISIQENLHKIGKVRRFVASKCQYSSRYDSYKKGEVLNAFRPEFSNGSLMDLGVYCVFPMVALFGEPKHIKANGVMLGSGVDAEGSILFGYEEMEAITTHSKITNSYAPSEIQGEEGSIIIDDISNLNSVEIRYRDGTSESLNRTQDKESMFYETEAFVQLVQQGMTESNINSFERSWVTASLMEEARKQIGLIFPADRNNDFSN from the coding sequence ATGACTATACGTTTTGGAGTGGTAGGTACGAATTGGATAACCGATCGATTTTTGAGTGCAGCAAAGGAAGTAAAGGACTTTGAAATTACTGCCGTTTTTTCCCGTACAGAAGAAAGGGCTCAAGAATTTGCTAGCAAGCATGGAGTAGATCATACCTTTACTGATTTAGATAAGATGGCCGCAACAGATTTACTAGATGCTGTCTATATAGCTACTCCCAATTCTTTACACACGGAACAGTCCATTCTCTTCATGAAGAATGGAAAACATGTTTTATGTGAAAAACCAATGGCTTCTAACACTGCTGAGATAGAGAAGATGATTCAAGTTGCCACGAAAGAAAAGGTATTACTTATGGAGGCAATGAAAACTACCTTTCTACCCAATTTCATTTCGATTCAGGAAAATTTACATAAGATAGGAAAGGTAAGGCGTTTTGTTGCAAGTAAATGTCAATATTCTTCGCGTTATGATTCTTATAAAAAAGGGGAAGTACTAAATGCCTTTCGTCCTGAATTTTCAAATGGTTCATTGATGGATTTAGGGGTTTACTGTGTTTTTCCTATGGTAGCTTTATTTGGTGAACCAAAGCATATTAAGGCCAATGGAGTAATGCTTGGGTCGGGGGTAGATGCGGAAGGCAGTATTCTATTCGGATATGAGGAAATGGAAGCGATCACAACGCACTCGAAAATAACGAATTCTTACGCACCCTCTGAAATTCAAGGGGAGGAAGGAAGCATCATAATAGATGACATCTCTAATTTGAATTCAGTGGAAATCCGTTATCGAGATGGCACTAGTGAAAGCCTGAATCGAACACAAGATAAGGAATCTATGTTTTATGAAACAGAGGCTTTTGTTCAACTTGTTCAACAAGGGATGACAGAATCAAATATAAATTCTTTTGAAAGATCATGGGTAACAGCTTCTTTGATGGAGGAAGCTCGAAAGCAGATTGGATTAATTTTCCCGGCTGATCGCAATAATGATTTTTCTAATTAA
- a CDS encoding MFS transporter yields MPKHIWLLVIGIAINVTGSSFIWPLNTIYIHNELGQTLAFAGVVLMLNQGAGIFGNLLGGVLYDRLGGYITITYGNIISIAASVALIFYHSILSYTILMIVLGLGSGVARPAMFAMASSVWPEGGRRAFNALYVAQNLGVAIGASLGGFVAKFSFEYIFIANALFFFVFFLLAVLTYKPIDSKYDPHSYGTVLDQNLKIVKKANFRALIMLSIGFFICWVAYVQWQTTIASYTQDIGISIDRYSLLWTINGLLIVLG; encoded by the coding sequence ATGCCTAAACATATATGGTTGCTTGTTATTGGAATTGCCATTAATGTCACAGGTTCTTCATTCATATGGCCCTTGAACACCATTTATATTCATAATGAACTAGGACAAACCTTAGCCTTTGCAGGAGTAGTGCTCATGTTAAACCAAGGGGCTGGGATATTTGGCAATCTTTTAGGCGGTGTTTTATATGACCGTTTAGGCGGCTATATAACTATCACTTATGGTAACATCATTTCCATTGCAGCCTCAGTTGCCTTGATATTTTATCATAGCATACTTTCTTATACCATTCTGATGATTGTCCTTGGATTAGGTTCTGGGGTAGCACGCCCTGCTATGTTTGCGATGGCTAGCTCGGTTTGGCCAGAAGGAGGACGACGTGCTTTTAATGCTCTTTACGTTGCCCAAAATCTTGGAGTAGCCATTGGGGCTTCCTTAGGTGGATTTGTTGCCAAGTTCTCATTTGAATATATTTTCATTGCAAACGCCCTATTCTTTTTCGTTTTCTTTCTCTTAGCTGTCCTAACCTATAAACCTATAGATTCCAAATATGACCCTCATTCCTATGGAACTGTTCTAGATCAAAATTTAAAAATTGTTAAGAAAGCAAATTTCCGTGCCTTAATCATGTTAAGCATTGGATTTTTTATATGCTGGGTTGCTTATGTTCAATGGCAAACGACCATTGCATCCTATACGCAGGACATCGGAATTTCCATTGATCGATATAGCCTTTTATGGACTATAAATGGTCTGCTTATCGTGTTAGGTTAA
- a CDS encoding MFS transporter gives MGHFIFLLSFIYLLFANSFLSFAIAMAILTIGEMLVWPGVPSLADDLAPKGRAGFYQGLINSVGTAGRMVGPVLGGFIVDIYSIEILFYGLLILFIIPFVATHFYDRKLNSEQLERVEN, from the coding sequence ATAGGACATTTCATTTTCTTATTATCCTTTATCTACCTATTATTTGCTAATTCCTTTCTTTCTTTTGCAATTGCAATGGCGATTTTAACTATTGGCGAAATGTTGGTATGGCCTGGCGTACCATCTCTAGCAGATGATTTGGCGCCTAAAGGGAGAGCGGGCTTTTACCAGGGATTAATTAATAGTGTGGGTACCGCCGGTCGAATGGTTGGCCCTGTACTTGGAGGATTTATTGTGGATATTTATTCCATTGAAATCCTTTTCTATGGATTATTAATCCTGTTTATTATTCCATTTGTAGCCACCCATTTCTATGATCGGAAGCTAAATAGCGAACAGTTAGAACGAGTTGAAAATTAA
- a CDS encoding ABC transporter ATP-binding protein, which yields MADKKEEQPERTIEHPHRRPQGIGTRPPRVDNLKETLWKIWSYMAHEKKLFFLVIIMVIISSVLSLLGPFLLGVSVDHVIETQERNTLLFLLLFLVFIYFFQSAATWLQNFWMIHIAQNTVYSMRKKLFSHLQHLPISFFQTYKHGELMSRLTNDIENVSRTLNTAVIQFATSLLTILGTIGMMIWLSPLLTLLTLTVVPFMYFGMKWITNRTGPYFREQQKELGKMNGYVEEMFSGHTIITMFSQEERVIQEFKEKNERLKKAGFWAQTYSGFIPKLMNMLNNVSFAIIVGGGGLLALKGGIVTIGVIVTFTTYSRQFTRPLNDLANQFNMILSAVAGADRVFQIMEKDIEQKDEEQATDVNAIVGEIEFRSVYFSYEEEQITLEDINFHVEPGSTVALVGPTGAGKTTIVSLLSRFYDPDKGQILIDGKDAKQITRKSLRDQMGVVLQDSFLFHTTIRENIRYGNLAATDKEVVEAAKSANAHEFITRLPDGYDTVLDSDGNGISHGQRQLLSIARALLANPSLLILDEATSSIDTITEIKINDGLKTLMKGRTSFVIAHRLNTIRNADLILVLNEGKIIEKGNHQELMMVDGFYADLVRSQQGNVS from the coding sequence ATGGCGGATAAGAAGGAAGAACAACCTGAAAGAACTATAGAGCATCCTCATCGTCGTCCCCAAGGGATTGGAACTAGACCACCCCGAGTTGATAATCTTAAGGAAACTCTATGGAAAATATGGTCTTATATGGCTCATGAGAAAAAACTTTTTTTCCTGGTCATTATAATGGTCATTATTAGCTCTGTCCTATCTTTGTTAGGACCCTTTCTATTAGGAGTATCAGTAGACCATGTCATTGAGACACAAGAAAGAAACACACTTTTATTTTTGCTTCTTTTTCTAGTGTTCATTTATTTTTTTCAATCAGCAGCTACTTGGCTCCAAAATTTTTGGATGATCCATATCGCGCAAAACACAGTATATTCTATGAGGAAAAAACTTTTTTCTCACTTACAGCATCTTCCTATTTCATTCTTTCAAACCTATAAGCATGGGGAGCTTATGAGCAGGCTAACGAATGATATAGAAAATGTCAGTCGTACGTTAAACACGGCAGTTATTCAATTTGCAACTAGTTTATTAACTATTCTTGGAACCATTGGAATGATGATTTGGTTAAGTCCTTTATTAACTCTGCTTACATTGACCGTAGTCCCCTTCATGTACTTTGGGATGAAATGGATTACGAATAGAACAGGGCCTTATTTTAGAGAACAACAGAAAGAGTTAGGAAAAATGAATGGATATGTGGAGGAAATGTTCTCGGGTCATACCATCATCACAATGTTTTCCCAAGAGGAACGAGTCATTCAAGAGTTTAAAGAGAAAAATGAGAGATTAAAAAAAGCTGGTTTTTGGGCACAGACTTACTCAGGTTTTATTCCCAAACTAATGAATATGTTAAATAACGTCAGTTTTGCCATTATTGTGGGCGGTGGAGGCTTGTTAGCCTTAAAGGGAGGGATAGTTACCATAGGAGTAATTGTAACCTTTACTACTTATTCTAGGCAGTTTACAAGACCACTGAATGACTTAGCGAACCAATTTAACATGATCTTATCTGCCGTGGCTGGGGCTGACCGCGTGTTTCAAATCATGGAAAAAGATATAGAACAGAAGGATGAGGAGCAAGCAACTGATGTGAATGCTATAGTGGGAGAAATTGAGTTTCGCTCTGTATATTTCTCTTATGAAGAAGAACAAATCACATTAGAGGATATTAATTTCCACGTAGAACCAGGAAGCACAGTTGCTTTAGTTGGCCCAACGGGGGCTGGGAAGACTACCATTGTCTCATTGCTTTCTCGATTCTATGATCCAGACAAGGGTCAGATATTGATTGATGGAAAAGACGCGAAACAGATAACAAGAAAAAGCTTAAGGGATCAAATGGGGGTTGTTTTGCAGGATTCCTTTTTATTTCACACAACTATCCGTGAAAATATTCGATATGGGAACTTAGCTGCAACTGATAAGGAAGTAGTGGAGGCAGCTAAATCTGCAAATGCCCATGAATTTATTACTCGATTACCTGATGGCTATGATACCGTACTTGATTCGGATGGAAATGGAATTAGTCATGGACAGAGGCAGCTCTTGTCTATCGCAAGAGCACTCCTTGCTAACCCAAGTCTTTTGATCCTAGATGAGGCTACTAGTAGCATTGATACGATCACGGAAATTAAAATTAATGACGGTTTAAAAACGTTGATGAAGGGTAGAACAAGTTTTGTTATTGCCCACCGTTTAAACACTATTCGAAATGCCGATTTGATTCTTGTGTTAAATGAAGGGAAAATCATTGAAAAAGGGAACCATCAGGAGCTCATGATGGTTGATGGATTTTATGCCGATTTGGTTCGGAGCCAACAGGGAAATGTATCATAG
- a CDS encoding ABC transporter ATP-binding protein — translation MKRIWSYAYTYKTALWVGIFLTIIELVVELFQPIIMARMIDEGIQKGDFRLVAIWGTILIGISIFTFFAGIANSFLSSRVGQGAGYDMRRDLFEKVQRFKMKNLQSFDTPTLITRLTNDVTQVQGVIFMFMRVGLRAPLFIIFALIMAFTVHVELAFILLGSVPFIFLFLYWILRKGVTYFQRVQKKLDDVNSIIRENLGGIRLIKGFNRGSHEEERFKQVNYSLLDMNKKALWLMEVAMPIVMLGMNVLILILLWVGAGQLSVGDATAGEVVAILNYATRIMFTFSVFTFLIMNASRGKASIDRIGLVLDEEIETHSSGDRKPILEGAITFKNVSFEYPKSKEPAVNQISFMIDHGKTLGILGETGSGKSSLVHLIPRLYEKSKGEIYIDGHRIDEIDLNYLRHQISLVPQDVHLFSGTVMENICWGKEEATIEEVIQAAKDAQIHSFIESLPDGYDTVIGQRGITFSGGQKQRLSIARALIRRPKILILDDSTSALDAHTEVRLLQTLQDQKCTVLMIAQKVSSVRDADKILLLDHGKLIGEGTHQELLSHNTYYQQIYESQNEKGVI, via the coding sequence ATGAAAAGAATATGGAGTTATGCTTATACATATAAAACCGCCTTATGGGTCGGTATTTTTTTAACAATTATTGAATTAGTTGTGGAATTATTCCAACCAATTATTATGGCAAGAATGATAGATGAAGGAATCCAAAAAGGAGACTTTCGGCTGGTAGCTATATGGGGAACGATTTTGATAGGAATCTCAATCTTTACTTTTTTCGCTGGAATTGCTAATTCCTTTCTATCTTCTCGTGTTGGACAAGGGGCAGGCTATGATATGCGAAGAGACTTGTTTGAGAAAGTCCAACGATTTAAAATGAAAAATCTTCAATCATTTGATACTCCAACCTTAATTACGAGGTTAACTAATGACGTGACCCAAGTACAAGGCGTCATTTTTATGTTTATGCGAGTTGGATTGAGAGCACCATTATTTATTATATTTGCGCTCATTATGGCCTTTACCGTTCATGTAGAATTAGCTTTTATTTTACTTGGTTCAGTTCCGTTTATTTTTCTATTTCTTTATTGGATTTTAAGAAAAGGAGTAACCTATTTTCAGAGGGTTCAAAAAAAGCTTGACGATGTGAACTCGATCATTCGGGAAAACTTAGGGGGAATTCGCTTAATCAAAGGATTTAATCGAGGATCACATGAAGAAGAACGTTTTAAACAAGTAAATTATTCTTTGTTAGATATGAATAAAAAGGCGTTGTGGCTGATGGAAGTAGCAATGCCGATTGTTATGCTCGGCATGAATGTGCTAATTCTTATTCTTTTATGGGTCGGAGCTGGGCAACTCTCCGTAGGGGACGCAACGGCAGGTGAAGTAGTTGCCATTTTAAATTATGCCACACGGATTATGTTTACTTTTTCTGTATTTACCTTCCTTATCATGAATGCATCAAGAGGAAAGGCTTCCATTGATCGTATAGGACTTGTCCTAGATGAAGAGATAGAGACCCATTCATCTGGGGATAGGAAACCTATATTGGAAGGTGCAATCACATTTAAAAATGTGAGTTTTGAATATCCGAAATCTAAGGAACCTGCTGTGAATCAGATTAGCTTCATGATTGATCATGGAAAAACTCTTGGGATTCTAGGAGAAACAGGTTCAGGGAAATCATCCTTAGTACATCTCATTCCTAGGCTTTATGAAAAATCAAAAGGAGAAATCTATATAGATGGACATCGGATAGATGAGATAGATTTGAATTATCTACGTCATCAGATTAGTTTGGTTCCTCAGGACGTACATCTGTTTTCGGGAACAGTGATGGAAAATATTTGTTGGGGAAAAGAAGAGGCGACTATAGAAGAGGTTATCCAAGCGGCCAAAGATGCACAAATTCATTCCTTTATCGAAAGCTTACCTGATGGATATGATACGGTTATTGGGCAACGTGGGATTACATTTTCTGGGGGTCAAAAGCAACGGCTCTCCATTGCCCGTGCTCTCATACGACGCCCAAAAATCTTAATATTAGATGATAGTACGAGTGCACTGGATGCTCATACAGAAGTACGCCTTTTACAAACGTTACAAGATCAAAAGTGTACGGTCCTTATGATTGCTCAAAAGGTTAGTTCTGTCAGGGATGCTGATAAGATTCTTCTTTTAGATCACGGTAAGTTAATTGGGGAAGGAACTCATCAGGAGTTGTTAAGTCACAATACTTATTATCAACAAATATACGAATCTCAAAATGAAAAAGGGGTGATCTAG
- the ugpC gene encoding sn-glycerol-3-phosphate ABC transporter ATP-binding protein UgpC, with amino-acid sequence MAEILFEKIYKKYNKNVWAVNDFNLRVTDREFIVLVGPSGCGKSTMLQMVAGLEEISDGSLYIDNNLVNKVAPKDRDIAMVFQNYALYPHMTVYDNIAVGLKLRKYKKDDIDHRVKQASSILGLEPYLNRKPKALSGGQRQRVALGRAIVRDAKVFLMDEPLSNLDAKLRVQMRAEIIKLHKKLKTTTIYVTHDQTEAMTMASRIVLMKDGIIQQVDKPKRIYDFPDNVFVGGFIGSPAMNFIRGLIEGNHIRIGHVSYLLSEEKLQLLQKSSYTDDQIIVGIRPEKLTLSTDKDISIQTKVEMVELLGAETYLYTSIKDQSITVRVDAICNIKSGEVVTVGFDLVDCHFFDIKTEKRIK; translated from the coding sequence ATGGCAGAAATACTTTTTGAAAAAATTTATAAAAAATATAACAAAAATGTTTGGGCTGTTAATGATTTTAATCTAAGAGTAACTGATAGAGAATTTATTGTACTTGTTGGACCTTCTGGATGTGGAAAGTCAACAATGCTTCAGATGGTGGCTGGGTTAGAGGAAATTTCAGATGGCAGTCTATACATTGATAACAATCTAGTAAATAAAGTGGCACCCAAAGACCGGGATATAGCAATGGTCTTTCAAAACTATGCGTTATACCCACATATGACTGTATATGACAATATAGCTGTCGGATTAAAGTTGAGGAAGTATAAAAAGGATGACATTGATCATCGTGTCAAACAAGCATCCTCCATTTTGGGATTAGAACCTTATTTAAACCGTAAACCTAAAGCTTTATCAGGTGGTCAAAGGCAACGTGTTGCTTTGGGACGTGCAATTGTTAGAGATGCGAAAGTGTTTTTAATGGACGAACCATTATCTAATCTTGATGCAAAACTACGTGTTCAAATGCGGGCTGAAATTATTAAGCTACACAAAAAATTAAAAACAACAACTATTTATGTAACCCATGACCAAACCGAGGCGATGACAATGGCTTCAAGGATTGTACTGATGAAAGATGGTATCATACAACAAGTAGATAAACCGAAGCGAATTTATGACTTTCCTGATAATGTATTTGTTGGTGGCTTTATTGGTTCACCAGCAATGAATTTTATCCGCGGACTGATTGAGGGTAATCATATTCGGATAGGACATGTTTCTTATCTTTTATCTGAAGAGAAACTACAATTATTACAAAAAAGCAGCTATACAGATGATCAAATTATAGTGGGAATTCGACCAGAAAAATTGACACTTTCAACGGACAAGGATATAAGCATCCAAACAAAAGTTGAAATGGTCGAATTATTAGGAGCAGAAACCTACCTCTATACTTCAATCAAAGATCAATCAATTACTGTACGAGTGGATGCTATCTGTAATATAAAAAGTGGGGAAGTGGTTACTGTAGGATTTGATTTAGTGGATTGTCATTTTTTTGATATAAAAACAGAAAAGAGGATAAAATAG
- a CDS encoding MFS transporter, whose protein sequence is MRELLAKIDALLHPPAISLSPTTKIFLLIVCFNGIANSLSSVFINIYLYKLSQNFYDVALFNFVSYLIWMPSFIFAGWLSKKVDRKKGLVIGGCLQLIFYLVLILLGDNSSNWIIVLGIIYGIGSGFYWLSVNVLSVDLTNQLNRDWFNGVNGIFNALSQMIGPVSAGWIITMNPGFTGYRLIFILTFLFFLVSVVLTFFLPKQIEKGSFNWRALWNVHKNKEWRILSYVYSSLAFRDGVLSFAIWIWVYMMSGSEGVVGNYVFMTTTISVFIFYFIGRFISQKNRSSYIKIGTIGISLAVLGLVFDVNYWTLLIYGVTAGVCIPLFEVPFNTLSLNSISKFDSNGRQRIEMVVSRELALSAGRIPSVGGLTIIYTIDQNQSIWVALFMVLVITIGLMSLYFLCQHQLTMDNDKSLLFSEYL, encoded by the coding sequence ATGCGAGAGTTACTTGCTAAAATAGATGCACTATTACATCCACCTGCCATTTCTTTATCACCTACAACAAAAATCTTTTTGCTAATCGTTTGTTTTAATGGCATAGCTAATAGTTTATCTAGCGTTTTTATAAATATTTATTTGTATAAACTATCTCAAAATTTTTATGATGTTGCACTTTTTAATTTTGTTTCTTATTTGATTTGGATGCCTTCTTTTATTTTTGCAGGATGGTTGAGTAAAAAAGTTGATCGCAAAAAAGGACTCGTCATTGGAGGTTGCTTACAGTTAATTTTTTATTTGGTACTTATATTGCTAGGAGATAACTCTAGTAACTGGATTATTGTTCTTGGCATTATTTACGGTATTGGTTCGGGATTTTACTGGCTCTCTGTTAATGTGTTATCGGTTGATTTAACGAATCAATTGAATCGCGACTGGTTTAATGGTGTAAATGGTATTTTTAACGCGCTGTCACAAATGATCGGACCGGTATCTGCTGGTTGGATTATTACGATGAATCCCGGTTTTACTGGTTACCGATTAATTTTTATTCTAACATTTTTGTTTTTTTTAGTGTCTGTAGTATTAACTTTTTTTCTACCTAAGCAAATTGAAAAAGGTTCGTTTAACTGGAGGGCTCTATGGAATGTCCATAAAAACAAGGAATGGAGAATCCTTAGTTATGTTTATAGCAGTCTTGCATTTCGCGATGGGGTTTTGTCTTTTGCAATATGGATATGGGTGTATATGATGTCGGGGAGTGAAGGGGTTGTTGGAAATTACGTATTCATGACTACAACTATTTCTGTATTTATTTTTTATTTTATAGGCAGATTCATAAGTCAGAAAAATAGATCATCCTATATCAAGATCGGTACAATTGGTATTAGCTTGGCTGTTCTGGGGCTTGTATTTGACGTTAATTATTGGACATTACTTATCTATGGAGTTACAGCCGGTGTATGTATTCCTTTATTTGAAGTACCCTTTAACACACTGTCATTGAATTCTATTTCTAAATTTGACTCGAATGGTAGGCAGCGCATTGAAATGGTGGTATCGAGGGAGTTGGCTCTCAGTGCGGGGAGAATCCCAAGTGTTGGAGGGTTAACGATTATTTACACAATCGATCAAAATCAAAGTATTTGGGTGGCTTTATTTATGGTTCTCGTAATTACTATTGGCTTAATGTCACTATATTTTTTGTGTCAACATCAATTAACGATGGATAATGACAAATCTTTACTATTTAGTGAATATCTTTAA